TGGTCGTGGAGAATGCAAGCCCTCCCACGGAGAATTGATTCAATCGATGGAGATCACAGTAAGGATAGACAATTCAGACGGGCTGTGGCCAGTGTCGAGGGGCGTTTCGTGTCCGGTGAATCGCGTGTAATGTAGAACGTTTTATATATCCGAGCGACGCGGCGAGCCATGCATTGGCTAAACACAAGATGTGGATAGCCGCGGCGGTTCCCTAAAAGCGCCTTGAACTGGGCTGCCCAGCCGCGGTCGCGGGCAACGTGCTTGATCCCGCATTCCCGGCCTTACAAATGGAAGAGCCGGTCGTAGATCTCCAACATTGGAACCGAGCACTGAATCGACGGCAGGTCGAGAATGCCGTCCAGTTTTCGAATCTCCGACCGGCGCCATGGTCCTTCGGGCTGACGGACATAGTGTTCGATCCGGGGTTCGTGTTGAGCGACAAGTAAATAGTCCACGAGAGACGGTATCTTGCGATAGTGGGCAAACTTCGCATTGCGATCATAGGAGGCAGTGGATTCCGAAAGGACTTCAGCGATGACAACTGGATTGATCAGCGTGTCGACTTCGGCGTCTTCGAATTGCGCATCGCCGCGTACGACGCTGATGTCAGGGTAGGTATATAGCCCGGTGGCGGAGACTTTGGGCCTCATATCGCTGGCGTAAACCTCGCAGGACCTGCCTTTCAGGCGGAAGCGGAGCTCCGCCACAAAATTCGTGATGATAAGGTTGTGCTCGCGGCTTTCTCCGCTCATCGCCACCATATCCCC
The sequence above is a segment of the Terriglobia bacterium genome. Coding sequences within it:
- a CDS encoding Uma2 family endonuclease, with amino-acid sequence MSSERKDRLNPEEYLSLERKAAVRSEYLDGDMVAMSGESREHNLIITNFVAELRFRLKGRSCEVYASDMRPKVSATGLYTYPDISVVRGDAQFEDAEVDTLINPVVIAEVLSESTASYDRNAKFAHYRKIPSLVDYLLVAQHEPRIEHYVRQPEGPWRRSEIRKLDGILDLPSIQCSVPMLEIYDRLFHL